In a genomic window of Demequina muriae:
- a CDS encoding type IV pilus twitching motility protein PilT: MTSFMPEETPPQRPQQPATPPASPPQAGPGAPSTPSYAQSAQAAPSAPAPNLAPQARPAYSPQGQAPQGQPPRPPVVPQDHFQQAQPSAQTPPPLAPAQRPTSGQMPVSGGVPLQQGQPAPQRTPMTAGQPPAQQQRPGMAPGAAGQAPPRAPQQRAGQPAGSSRIGMSQEAHDDDLDIAEALRGMLKLGASDLHVTTGAQPMVRVDGSLTPLEGFPKLTKDSLQRTLYQILTQAQREKFEEELELDFSYALVGEARFRVNLYRQRESVGAAFRVIPYEIKPLEALGIPQAVSNFANLSRGLVLVTGPTGSGKSTTLASLVDLANRSRSGHIMTVEDPIEFLHRHKRSLVNQREVGSDTKSFQRALKHVLRQDPDIILIGELRDLETIQVALTAAETGHLVFATLHTQDAAQTIDRVIDVFPSEQQGQVRTQLATAIQGVLCQALLPRAGTPGRAVAVEVLVATPAIRNLIREGKTHQIHTAMQAGASLGMQAMDQHLAQLVKDGTVEYDDAVEMCHSFEEFNRLCGRASPERH, encoded by the coding sequence ATGACGTCGTTCATGCCTGAGGAGACGCCTCCGCAGCGTCCGCAGCAGCCGGCTACGCCGCCGGCGAGCCCGCCGCAGGCGGGACCGGGAGCGCCGAGCACTCCCTCGTATGCGCAGTCGGCCCAGGCCGCGCCGTCGGCTCCTGCTCCCAACCTCGCGCCACAGGCCAGGCCGGCGTACTCGCCGCAGGGCCAGGCACCACAGGGTCAGCCTCCGCGCCCGCCGGTGGTGCCGCAGGATCACTTCCAGCAGGCGCAGCCCAGCGCGCAGACCCCGCCGCCGCTGGCGCCCGCGCAGCGTCCGACCTCAGGACAGATGCCCGTCTCGGGCGGCGTTCCGCTGCAGCAGGGCCAGCCTGCGCCCCAGCGCACACCCATGACGGCGGGCCAGCCGCCTGCGCAGCAGCAACGGCCGGGAATGGCTCCCGGCGCTGCGGGCCAGGCTCCGCCGCGTGCTCCGCAGCAGCGTGCAGGTCAGCCTGCGGGCTCGTCGCGCATCGGCATGAGCCAGGAGGCGCACGACGACGACCTCGACATCGCCGAAGCCCTGCGTGGCATGCTCAAGCTCGGTGCGTCCGACCTTCACGTCACCACGGGCGCGCAGCCGATGGTGCGGGTGGACGGCTCCCTCACGCCCCTCGAGGGGTTCCCCAAGCTCACCAAGGACAGCCTGCAGCGCACGCTGTACCAGATTCTGACGCAGGCACAGCGGGAGAAGTTCGAAGAGGAGCTCGAGCTCGACTTCTCCTACGCGCTCGTCGGCGAGGCGCGCTTCCGTGTGAATCTGTACCGCCAGCGCGAGTCCGTCGGCGCCGCGTTCCGCGTGATTCCCTACGAGATCAAGCCGCTCGAGGCGCTGGGCATCCCGCAGGCGGTCTCGAACTTCGCGAACCTCTCACGCGGACTGGTGCTGGTGACGGGACCCACGGGATCCGGCAAGTCCACCACGCTGGCATCGCTCGTCGACCTCGCCAACCGCTCGCGCAGCGGCCACATCATGACGGTCGAGGACCCCATCGAGTTCCTCCATCGCCACAAGCGCAGCCTGGTGAACCAGCGCGAGGTCGGCTCGGACACCAAGTCCTTCCAGCGGGCGCTCAAGCATGTGCTGCGCCAGGACCCGGACATCATCCTGATCGGCGAGCTCCGCGACCTGGAGACCATCCAGGTGGCGCTCACGGCGGCCGAGACCGGTCACCTGGTGTTCGCGACGCTGCACACCCAGGATGCGGCGCAGACCATCGACCGCGTGATCGATGTGTTCCCCTCCGAGCAGCAGGGCCAGGTGCGCACGCAGCTCGCGACGGCGATCCAGGGCGTGCTGTGCCAGGCGCTGCTGCCTCGCGCGGGCACGCCCGGTCGGGCCGTCGCCGTCGAGGTGCTCGTCGCCACCCCGGCGATCCGCAACCTCATCCGCGAGGGCAAGACGCATCAGATCCACACCGCGATGCAGGCCGGCGCCTCGCTGGGCATGCAGGCCATGGACCAGCACCTCGCCCAGTTGGTGAAGGACGGCACCGTCGAGTACGACGACGCCGTGGAGATGTGCCATTCCTTCGAAGAATTCAACCGGCTCTGCGGGCGCGCCAGCCCCGAGCGACACTAG